Sequence from the Halobaculum rubrum genome:
GGCAGTTGGGCGACCGCACAGCTGGGGTACCTCATCGCGCCGACCGGGACGCTCCAGTACGCGCTGTACCTGACCGGACTGATCGTCGGACTCACCACCATCGGCGGCTGGCTCTACTTCTGCTCGGCGTACACCGGCCGGTCGTTCCACCGGAACCGGACGTACCGCCGGCTCGCCGTGGCCGTGTACGTCGCGATCGTCGCCGTGAAACTGACCAACCCGTTCCACGGGCTGTATTTCACCGCCGAGCCCATGACGACGCCGTTCCCCCACCTCGCGATCCAGCCGGGGCTGGCCCACTGGGTCGTCACGGGGCTGTCGTACTCGCTTGTCGCGGTCGGCTTCTTCATGCTGTTCGACCTGTTCCTCGAGGTGGATTTCGACACGCGCCCGTTGGCCGCGCTCGTGGGCGCGACTGCGCTCCCCGTGACGTTCGACCTCGTCGAGATGACGAGCACGACGATCCCGGATCTGAGCCTCGAACCCGTGGGCGTCGCGGCGTTCGCGGTCGGGACGCTGTTCGTCTTCGAGGACCGGTTCCTCTCGATACAGCTGTCCGACGGCGTCGACGACGTGCTGATCTACCTCGACGGCGACGGCCGGATCCGGGAGGCGAACGGGCTCGCCCGCGAGCGCTTCCCCGAACTGCGCGGCGCACGCGGCCGGGCGCTGGAGGCCGTGCTCCCCGCCGTCGCCTCGGCCGTCGGCGACGACGAGGGGGTGCTCGAACGCCGGGAAGACGGCGAGGCACGCTACTACCTCGTTTCCACGACGGAGTTCGTCCGCGGCGGCGGCACGCTCGGGAGGCTGGCGATGCTGAGCGACGTGACCGACTCCGAACGGCGCAGGCGGGAGCTGGAGCGCCAGAACGACCAGCTCGAGTCGCTCGCGGCCGCGATGCGCCACGAGCTGCTCAACACCCTCCAGATCGTCGCCGGTCGCGTCGACATCGCCGGGAGGGAGCTGGAGTCCGGAGACGTCCAGTCGGCCCGGGAGTCGCTGCGGACCGCCTCGGGGACCGCCCAGCGAATGCGGGGGCTCGTCGAGGACTTCGCCGACGTGGCCCGGCAGGGCCGGACCGTCGAGGCGACCGAGTCGGTGCCGTTCGACGTGGCAGTCGGGGAGGCGTGGGCCGCGGTCGACACGGCGGACACGGAGCTCGTGAGCGACGGCGAGGGCACGATCGAGGCCGACGCCGACCGGCTCACCTCGCTGCTCGCGAGCGCGTTCCGCTTCGGCGTCCACAACGGCGCCGACCGGATCGCGGTCGAACTCGAGGGGGACGGCTTCTCGGTCGCCGGCGACGGCGACGACCACCACGACATGGACGCGGAGGCGTTCTTCGAGTACGGCGGCGCCGTCCCCGACGCCGAGGCGGGGATCGCGCTGCCGAACGTGCGGACGTTGGCGCGGGTCCACGGGTGGACGGCGACCGTCGACGACGAGTACGACGACGGGGTCAGAGTGGTGATCGAGAACGCGCACACGGAGCCGGCACGGTCGGCAACGCGGTCCGCAGCCGAGCGTGAGCCCGCCGCCTCGAGGGCTCAGTAGGCGTCGACGTACGCCGCCACGTCGAGCAGTCGGTTCGAGAAACCGTACTCGTTGTCGTACCACGTGAGGATCTTCGCGATGCCCTCGTCGTTCTCGCCGACGACGTTCGTCGAACGCAGATCGACGTACGAGGAGAACGGCAACCCGATGATGTCGCGGCTGACGACCTCGTCGTCGGTGTAGCCGAGCACGCCCGCGAGCGGACCGGCGTCGGCCGCGTCGCGGAACGCCTCGTTGATCTCGTCGGCCGACGGCGACGACTCCAGGTCGACGACCAGTTCGGTGAGCGAGCCGTTGGGGACCGGGACGCGCATCGCCATCCCGTCGAGTTTGCCCTGCAGTTGGGGCAGTATCTCCGTCGCAGCCTGTGCGGCGCCCGTCGAGGTGGGAACGATGTTCTCGGCGGCCGCGCGACCCCGGCGGGTCTTCGCTTTCGGGCCGTCGACGAGGTTCTGACTCCCCGTGTAGGCGTGGACCGTCGTCAGCGTCCCGGAGGCGATGCCGAACTCCTCGTCGAGCACCTTCGCGACCGGCGTGACGGAGTTGGTCGTACAGGAGGCGTTCGAGACGACCGACTCGCCCTCGTACTCGTCGGCGTGGTTGACACCGTACACGAGCTGCTTGACCGGCTCCTCGCCCTTCGGCGGCGCGGAGATGATCGCAACGTCGGCGCCCGCCTCCACGTGTCGCTCGGCGTCGCTTTTCGTGCGGAAGACGCCGGTGCACTCCAGCGCGACGTCCACGTCGAGGTCGTCCCACGGGAGGTCGGCGGGGTCCTGCTCGTCGAGGAGCGGAACCGAGGTGCCGCCGATGCTCAGCGCGCGCGCGTCGGCGTCGTACTCGACGCCGTCGAGGCGGCCCATCACGGAGTCGTAGGAGGCGAGATACCGCATCTCCTCGCCGTCCATCACGTCGTTGATGCCCACGAGCTCGATCCGCGGGTCCTCCAGCACCGCGCGGAAGACGTTGCGGCCGATCCGACCGAACCCGTTCAGGCCCACCCGGACCGGCTCGTCTCCGTTGTTGCCCGCTTCGAGGTACGATTTACTCATATCCGAATAACCGATGTCCGGAACCTTATCGCTTGTGGGTCCGTCGGAACGAACCCGCCGGTACGCTGTCGCAGCGGCGGGAGCGCCGTCGCGCCGGCGCACTCGTCGTCGCCGAGGGCGCCGGGACGCTTCCGAGGGGAGAAGGTTTATTCGGGGGAGCGAACTACCTCGGGTGAGTATGCGCGACGACCGCGACGATCCGTTCGGCGACATCTTCGATGAGATCGAGCGGATGATGAGCGAGATGGCCGGCGAGCCCGGCGGCGACGCCGGCTTCGGCGACGAGACCCACGTGTCGGTGTACGAGGAGGGGGAGACGCTCCGTCTCGTGGCCGACCTGCCGGGAGTCGACAAGGACGGGATCGACCTCCAGTGTGACGGCCGAACCCTGACGATCTCCGCGGAGGGCGACGGCCGACGCTTCGACGAGCGGGTTCGGCTCCCCGTCCGTGTCGACGAGCACTCCGCGGCGGCGGCGTTCAACAACGGCGTGCTCGAGGTCACCTTCGACGCGCTGGAGCCCTCCGCCGACATCGACGTCGAGTAACGGCGACGGTCGTCGACGACAGTCCGATCCCCGCTTCTACTGCGCTGCCGTCCGCCGCACCAGCGCCGCCAGATCCGCGTCGAACCCCTCGCGGTACTTCTCGGCGGCGTCGATCGTCGGCCGGGCGTTCGTCTCCGAGACGACGAGTCGACCGTCCGACTCCAGCAGGTCGACCCCGAGCAGCGGGACCCCCAGCGTTTCGGCCGCGCGCTCGGCGAGTCGCCGTGCCGATTCCGGGAGGTCGACGCCCTCGGCGACGGCGCCCCGGTGGACGTTGTGCTTCCACTTCCCCTCGGCCAGCGCCGCCTCGGGGAGTCTGCGCTCCACGGCGCCGGCGTAGGCGCCGTCCAGCACCATGACCCGGTAGTCGGTCGCGGCGGGGAGGAACTCCTGCAGCAGGTACGACTTGTCGCCGGTCGCGCGGTAATCGTGGACGAGGTCGAGGTAGTCCGTCACGCCGAGCAGCGAGTCCGGATCGGTCACCTTCGCGACGCCGACGCCGCGCGTCGTCGAGTTGGGCTTCACGACCAGCGGGTAGCCGATCTCGTCGGCCGCGGCCAGCACGGCCTCGTCGTCGGCGGGGTTCGAGACCAGCCGCGTCGCCGGAACGGGGAGCCCCGCGTCCGCCAGCGTCGCGAGCGCGCCGGCCTTGTTGCGGGAAGCCAGCACCGCGTCCTTGCCGTTCACCCACGGCACCCCGAGGCGGGCGTCGACGACCGCCCCCTCCATCAGCCGCGACGGGTACACCCAGCCGGCGTCGAAGCCGTCGAACTCCGTCTCGGCTTCCGCGTCGGCGGCGGTTTCGGGTTCGCCGCCGCCGGCGACCCGGAGCACGCGCTCGTCCGGCCGGACGTGATCGACGGCGATGCCGTGCGGTGCGAGGCGCTCGCGCAGTCGCTCGAACGTCTCCGCGCGCGTGGTCACCGCGAGCCGGAGGTCGGGGTGGGACGGCGCCGTCGACATCGGTCTGTCGGACTCGACGGTCGCCCGGCGTATAGCGGTTCGGCTCGCGGTACGGGTGACCGACACGACGCCGAAACCCGTGTATGTGGTGTTGTACCCGGAGAACTGTCGGAACACCCACCTCACGACTCCGCGCGGTGGCTTCCGAGAGCCAGAGGAATCCGAGACGATGCTCGAGGACTACGGGGTGGAATTGAGCCCGCCGATACCTCGGTACAGTCAACATAGACAATTGCCAGACATCCGCGACCGATCGGGAATTAATACATATGCCCACAACCGTGTATCCCTCCGTCATATGCAATTCTGTAACGAGTGTGATTCGATGATGCACACGGAGGGCGACACGTGGGTGTGTCGCTCCTGTGGGACCGAGGAGCCGCGGGACTCGCAAGCGGAATCGGCGATGACGACCCGGGATGGACAGCGGGACGACGGGGCACCCGCCGTGGCCGACGCGACACGGGGCTCCGCCGAGACGATGCAAGAGCCCTGTCCGGCGGACGACTGCGAGGGCGAGCGGGCCCATTACGAGATGATACCGAAGCCGGGCGGCTCCTACGAGGTCCGGCTGTTCACCTGTGTCGAGTGCGGCCACAAGTGGCGCGAATCCTGACGGCGCATCTCGCGACCCCCGGCGCGTACATCCGCACAGACCGCCACACCGGACTCTCAACTCCCGTCGAACTCGATCGTCTGTTACACAGGTCTCGCGACGTAGTAGAGTCCCCTCTCGAAGAACCGGAGGGGTGAGTCTCGTTTCCCAATCACGGCCTCCAGTCGGAACCCTGCCCCACGGAGCTGACGCCACTGGTGAAGGGGGTTCGAAAAATAGGTCTCGAGGGCGATGCGGTCGCGCCTGTCTACTTTATATCTGCGCGAGCTCCGGTCTCTGTTCTCCGGGGCCAGATAGAACTTCCGAAGGAACCCCCAGTCACTGACGAGAGCGGGCAGTGTGTACCACGTATTGTGACTGCTGAACGCGAAGGTTCCGTTGGGGTTCAGGACGCGCCAGATCTCGGAGAGCGCTCGTAAGCGCTCGGTGGCCGGGTACGGGTAGTCCAGACCGTTATACGAGAACAACACATTGTCGAATGAGTTGTCAGCAAAGGGGAGCCGAGTCGCATCCGCTATCCCCAGCGCCGCATCTCCGGTCAGAGATCTGGCCGCTTCCACCATTGGTTCGCTTACGTCTACCGCGACGACATCGAGGCCGCCGTCCACGAGTTGCACCGTGGTCCGACCGGCCCCACACCCCAGGTCCAGCACGGATTCCCCCGCAGAGAAGTACTTTTCAGCGATCTCCCGCTCTTGTGGAAAGAGCCCATCTTCGAGTTGCCCCTCAGCCCGGGCGATCTTTTCGGTCGTTGAGAACGCATCCACGTTTCCCCCGTGATCAGTCTGTGAGTGGTCGTCCATGCATTTTGGGAGTCGGGCGTTCGGAGGCATCGCTCAGTTCGCTCGCCCGCAGAGCTTCGAGACGATCCGTCCATCCAGCGTCTTCGTAGTCAGCGTCGGGCAGGAGTGCAACTCCGGTTCAGACTTCGCGTTATACGAGGACAGGCGGGAATTATTCGCCCCGGCCTACCGGGGTCGGCTCGATTCTTCTGTATTCTCTGTGGTGCTGTCGGCCCCGCACCATCGGGTGAGGTGAAGAGATCCCCTCGAATCATCTTCACTCTGGGGGAGTTGGTCGCTCTCACTTTACTACAGACAGCATACTGTTCTGGAATGTGGGGCGGTTGCTGAGTAGACCCTCTGTATCTCGAACCGAGTTTTTCATACTGTATCGATAGGATTCTACTCCGGATCGGTAGCGGATCAGCTGTACGTACCGATCCCTACCGAACCCATCCTCAGTCGAAGTTCTCGGCAGATCCGTTCAGTCCCGCCCTTGCCGCGACGCGCGCTGTGCTCCTGACTCGCTCGGCTACGACACGCCCCCACACGCGCATCCGGAGAAACGAGGCTTCTTACGGCGCGACGCGGTATCGAGGGGTATGAGCGATTCCGACGTTCCCTCGCAGGTGCCCGTGGAGTGCCCGGGCTGTGGCGAGGAGACACCCCACGAGGTGCTGAAGCCCGGCGGCCACGCCACGGTGCAGTGTACGGTCTGCGGCCACACCCACAAGGTCGAGGTGCCGGAGCCGACGACCATCGACGTGGACGTCGTCGTCTCCCAGGACGGCGAGTCGTACACCGCGACGCTCGATGGCGAGCCCGACCAGCAGGTCGAGGTCGGCGACGAGTTCATCGTCGAGACCGAGGCGGCGATCCAGCAGGTACGCGTCACCTCGATCGAGCTGTCGGGCGACCGTCGCGTCGAGGAGTCCGACCTCGACCACGCCGCGACCGTCTGGACACGCGTCGTCGACAACGTCGCCGTCAACATCACCGTCCATCCCAAGGACGGCCGTCGCGACGAGACCCGGAGCCTGAAGGTGTACGTCCCCGGCGACTACGAGTTCACGGTCGG
This genomic interval carries:
- a CDS encoding Hsp20/alpha crystallin family protein, which encodes MRDDRDDPFGDIFDEIERMMSEMAGEPGGDAGFGDETHVSVYEEGETLRLVADLPGVDKDGIDLQCDGRTLTISAEGDGRRFDERVRLPVRVDEHSAAAAFNNGVLEVTFDALEPSADIDVE
- a CDS encoding ATP-grasp domain-containing protein; translation: MSTAPSHPDLRLAVTTRAETFERLRERLAPHGIAVDHVRPDERVLRVAGGGEPETAADAEAETEFDGFDAGWVYPSRLMEGAVVDARLGVPWVNGKDAVLASRNKAGALATLADAGLPVPATRLVSNPADDEAVLAAADEIGYPLVVKPNSTTRGVGVAKVTDPDSLLGVTDYLDLVHDYRATGDKSYLLQEFLPAATDYRVMVLDGAYAGAVERRLPEAALAEGKWKHNVHRGAVAEGVDLPESARRLAERAAETLGVPLLGVDLLESDGRLVVSETNARPTIDAAEKYREGFDADLAALVRRTAAQ
- a CDS encoding HVO_0476 family zinc finger protein, which gives rise to MSDSDVPSQVPVECPGCGEETPHEVLKPGGHATVQCTVCGHTHKVEVPEPTTIDVDVVVSQDGESYTATLDGEPDQQVEVGDEFIVETEAAIQQVRVTSIELSGDRRVEESDLDHAATVWTRVVDNVAVNITVHPKDGRRDETRSLKVYVPGDYEFTVGETVSFGDDEIEIEGVQVRDESADTYRHEKFDHEGDMVYAKDVKRVYARDTKTAAWSAW
- a CDS encoding RPA12/RPB9/RPC11 RNA polymerase family protein; this translates as MQFCNECDSMMHTEGDTWVCRSCGTEEPRDSQAESAMTTRDGQRDDGAPAVADATRGSAETMQEPCPADDCEGERAHYEMIPKPGGSYEVRLFTCVECGHKWRES
- a CDS encoding class I SAM-dependent methyltransferase, producing the protein MDDHSQTDHGGNVDAFSTTEKIARAEGQLEDGLFPQEREIAEKYFSAGESVLDLGCGAGRTTVQLVDGGLDVVAVDVSEPMVEAARSLTGDAALGIADATRLPFADNSFDNVLFSYNGLDYPYPATERLRALSEIWRVLNPNGTFAFSSHNTWYTLPALVSDWGFLRKFYLAPENRDRSSRRYKVDRRDRIALETYFSNPLHQWRQLRGAGFRLEAVIGKRDSPLRFFERGLYYVARPV
- a CDS encoding histidine kinase N-terminal 7TM domain-containing protein: MSSASFYWYILAYVVAIVGCAVALRRARRIDDRETRVGLVALLVTSGSWATAQLGYLIAPTGTLQYALYLTGLIVGLTTIGGWLYFCSAYTGRSFHRNRTYRRLAVAVYVAIVAVKLTNPFHGLYFTAEPMTTPFPHLAIQPGLAHWVVTGLSYSLVAVGFFMLFDLFLEVDFDTRPLAALVGATALPVTFDLVEMTSTTIPDLSLEPVGVAAFAVGTLFVFEDRFLSIQLSDGVDDVLIYLDGDGRIREANGLARERFPELRGARGRALEAVLPAVASAVGDDEGVLERREDGEARYYLVSTTEFVRGGGTLGRLAMLSDVTDSERRRRELERQNDQLESLAAAMRHELLNTLQIVAGRVDIAGRELESGDVQSARESLRTASGTAQRMRGLVEDFADVARQGRTVEATESVPFDVAVGEAWAAVDTADTELVSDGEGTIEADADRLTSLLASAFRFGVHNGADRIAVELEGDGFSVAGDGDDHHDMDAEAFFEYGGAVPDAEAGIALPNVRTLARVHGWTATVDDEYDDGVRVVIENAHTEPARSATRSAAEREPAASRAQ
- the gap gene encoding type I glyceraldehyde-3-phosphate dehydrogenase, whose amino-acid sequence is MSKSYLEAGNNGDEPVRVGLNGFGRIGRNVFRAVLEDPRIELVGINDVMDGEEMRYLASYDSVMGRLDGVEYDADARALSIGGTSVPLLDEQDPADLPWDDLDVDVALECTGVFRTKSDAERHVEAGADVAIISAPPKGEEPVKQLVYGVNHADEYEGESVVSNASCTTNSVTPVAKVLDEEFGIASGTLTTVHAYTGSQNLVDGPKAKTRRGRAAAENIVPTSTGAAQAATEILPQLQGKLDGMAMRVPVPNGSLTELVVDLESSPSADEINEAFRDAADAGPLAGVLGYTDDEVVSRDIIGLPFSSYVDLRSTNVVGENDEGIAKILTWYDNEYGFSNRLLDVAAYVDAY